A single window of Neisseria chenwenguii DNA harbors:
- a CDS encoding zinc-dependent alcohol dehydrogenase family protein, producing the protein MKAMVYYGANDIRFEEKPKPQITEPTDAVVRIVKTTICGTDLGIWKGKNPEIDAGRILGHEGIGIVEEVGSAVKNIKVGDKVIISCVSKCCTCDNCKVQLYSHCRNGGWILGYMIDGTQAEFVRTPYADNSLVPLPDNVNEEVALLLSDALPTAHEIGVQYGDVKPGDTVFIAGAGPVGMSALLTGQLYSPAALIVCDMDENRLKLAKELGATHVINPASGDVAQQVFGIVGADGVDCAIEAVGIPATWNMCQDIVKPGGHIAVVGVHGVPVDFKLEKLWIKNLAITTGLVNANTTEMLMKAISTSSVDYTKMITHRFKFSELEQAYDVFKHASENQAMKVVLVAD; encoded by the coding sequence ATGAAAGCAATGGTTTATTACGGCGCAAACGACATCCGTTTTGAAGAAAAACCGAAACCTCAAATCACCGAGCCGACCGATGCGGTGGTCAGAATTGTGAAAACCACCATCTGCGGCACCGACTTGGGGATTTGGAAAGGTAAAAACCCCGAAATCGACGCCGGCCGCATTCTCGGCCACGAGGGCATCGGCATTGTAGAAGAAGTCGGCTCCGCTGTAAAAAACATCAAAGTCGGCGATAAAGTCATTATTTCCTGCGTGAGCAAATGCTGCACCTGCGACAACTGTAAAGTCCAACTTTATTCACACTGCCGCAACGGCGGCTGGATTTTGGGCTATATGATCGACGGCACGCAGGCGGAATTTGTGCGCACGCCGTATGCCGACAACAGCCTGGTGCCACTGCCGGACAATGTCAACGAAGAAGTGGCGCTGCTGCTTTCCGACGCGCTGCCGACGGCACACGAAATCGGCGTGCAATACGGCGATGTAAAACCGGGCGACACGGTATTTATCGCGGGTGCGGGCCCGGTGGGAATGTCGGCGCTGCTGACCGGCCAACTTTACAGCCCGGCTGCGCTGATTGTCTGCGATATGGACGAAAACCGCCTGAAACTGGCGAAAGAATTGGGCGCAACCCATGTCATCAACCCAGCTTCGGGCGATGTGGCGCAGCAGGTGTTCGGCATTGTCGGCGCAGACGGCGTGGATTGCGCGATTGAGGCCGTCGGCATTCCTGCGACTTGGAATATGTGCCAAGACATCGTCAAGCCGGGCGGCCACATCGCGGTAGTCGGCGTACACGGCGTTCCCGTCGATTTCAAACTGGAAAAACTGTGGATCAAAAACCTGGCGATTACCACGGGTCTGGTCAACGCCAACACCACCGAAATGCTGATGAAAGCCATCTCTACAAGCTCTGTGGATTATACGAAGATGATTACCCACCGCTTCAAATTCAGCGAGCTGGAGCAGGCTTACGATGTGTTCAAACACGCTTCGGAAAATCAGGCGATGAAAGTGGTTTTGGTCGCGGATTGA
- the mutY gene encoding A/G-specific adenine glycosylase encodes MNQTDFARRLITWQRRHGRRDLPWQVSDPYRVWLSEIMLQQTQVATVAGYYPRFLEKFPTIQSLAAAPQDDVLALWAGLGYYSRARNLHKAAQQVVTEFGGQFPQNRADLERLCGVGRSTAAAIAAFAFHQRETILDGNVKRVLCRVFAQDGDPQDKKFENRLWQLAESLMPSENAEMPAYTQGLMDLGATVCKRSKPLCGECPMAGICQAKAQNRTAELPRRKAAAEAATLPLYWLVLRRKDGAVLLEKRPAKGIWGGLYCVPCFETLEALNQFAARHGIFSDCLSEQPALTHRLTHRLLLITPFSAQAESVSDGLWASSENLAAYGLPKPLAAYLQQP; translated from the coding sequence ATGAACCAAACCGACTTCGCCCGCCGCCTCATCACTTGGCAACGCCGCCACGGCCGCCGCGACCTGCCCTGGCAGGTCAGCGACCCCTACCGCGTCTGGCTCTCCGAAATCATGCTCCAGCAAACCCAAGTTGCCACCGTTGCCGGCTACTATCCGCGTTTTCTCGAAAAATTCCCCACCATACAATCCCTCGCCGCCGCGCCGCAAGACGACGTATTGGCGCTCTGGGCGGGTTTGGGCTATTACAGCCGCGCCCGCAACCTGCATAAAGCCGCGCAGCAGGTCGTCACCGAATTCGGCGGGCAGTTCCCGCAAAACCGCGCCGATCTGGAACGCCTCTGCGGCGTCGGCCGCAGCACCGCCGCCGCCATCGCCGCCTTCGCCTTTCATCAGCGCGAAACCATTTTAGACGGCAACGTCAAACGCGTACTCTGCCGCGTATTCGCCCAAGACGGCGACCCGCAGGATAAAAAATTCGAAAACCGCCTCTGGCAGCTCGCCGAAAGCCTGATGCCGTCTGAAAACGCCGAAATGCCTGCCTATACGCAGGGCTTGATGGACTTGGGCGCCACCGTCTGCAAACGCAGCAAACCCCTATGCGGCGAATGCCCGATGGCCGGAATCTGCCAAGCCAAAGCGCAAAACCGTACCGCCGAACTGCCGCGCCGAAAAGCCGCCGCCGAAGCCGCCACCCTTCCTCTCTACTGGCTGGTTTTGCGCAGAAAAGACGGCGCCGTTTTGCTGGAAAAACGCCCCGCCAAAGGCATTTGGGGCGGCCTGTATTGCGTACCCTGTTTTGAAACGCTCGAAGCACTTAACCAATTCGCCGCGCGCCACGGCATTTTTTCAGACTGCCTCAGCGAACAACCCGCCCTCACCCACCGCCTCACCCACCGCCTGCTGCTGATTACGCCGTTTAGCGCGCAGGCAGAAAGCGTTTCAGACGGCCTCTGGGCCTCCTCCGAAAACCTCGCCGCCTACGGCCTACCCAAACCGCTGGCCGCTTATTTGCAACAGCCTTGA
- a CDS encoding MATE family efflux transporter, producing MLLDLNRFTFPVFKKEARLLLALALPMLLAQVAQVGIGFVDTVMAGGAGKEDLAAVALGSGTFSTVYITFIGIMTALNPMIAQLHGAGKTAETGETGRQGIWFGLMLGLAGMLLMWAVIVPFQNWLSLSDYVENTMAKYMVFTGLAMPAAMVHRALHAYATSLNRPRVIMMVSVAAFFLNIPFNYAFVYGKFGLPAMGGAGCGVATMLVFWFSAAALWLYIAKERYFRTFGLTASFSRPDPKAFKQIWKLGAPIGLSYFLEASAFSFIVFLVARLGEDYVAAQQVVISLTGMIYMIPQSVGSAGTVRVGYSLGRRDYLRARYIAGVSLVSGWVLAVFTALALVLLRFPLAGMYTDDATVLDTAAGVLLLAALFQLADSTQCIASYALRGYKITKAPMVIHAAAFWGCGLLPGYLLAYRFGMGIYGFWTALIVSLTIAAVALVWCLELCSKSVAKTEKAV from the coding sequence ATGCTGCTCGACCTCAACCGCTTTACCTTTCCCGTGTTTAAAAAAGAAGCCCGCCTGCTGCTTGCGCTGGCGCTGCCGATGCTGCTGGCGCAGGTTGCGCAGGTCGGCATCGGCTTTGTCGATACCGTGATGGCGGGCGGTGCGGGCAAGGAGGATTTGGCGGCGGTGGCGCTGGGCAGCGGCACGTTTTCCACGGTTTACATCACGTTTATCGGCATCATGACCGCTCTTAACCCGATGATTGCCCAGCTTCACGGCGCAGGTAAAACGGCGGAAACGGGCGAAACGGGGCGGCAAGGTATCTGGTTCGGGCTGATGCTGGGGTTGGCGGGCATGCTGCTGATGTGGGCAGTGATTGTGCCGTTTCAAAACTGGCTCTCGCTGAGTGATTATGTGGAAAACACAATGGCAAAATACATGGTGTTTACCGGATTGGCGATGCCAGCGGCGATGGTACACCGCGCGCTGCACGCCTACGCAACCAGCCTCAACCGCCCGCGCGTGATCATGATGGTCAGCGTGGCGGCGTTTTTCCTGAATATTCCGTTCAATTACGCTTTTGTGTACGGCAAGTTCGGCCTGCCGGCGATGGGCGGCGCGGGCTGCGGCGTGGCGACGATGCTGGTGTTTTGGTTCAGCGCGGCGGCTTTGTGGCTCTATATCGCCAAAGAACGCTATTTCCGCACGTTCGGGCTGACGGCTTCATTCAGCCGCCCCGACCCCAAGGCGTTCAAACAGATTTGGAAACTCGGCGCGCCCATCGGCCTGTCGTATTTTCTCGAAGCCAGCGCGTTTTCGTTTATCGTATTTCTGGTGGCGCGGTTGGGCGAGGATTATGTCGCGGCGCAACAGGTGGTCATCAGCCTCACCGGCATGATTTATATGATCCCGCAAAGCGTCGGCTCGGCGGGCACGGTGCGCGTCGGCTATTCGCTCGGACGGCGCGACTATTTGCGCGCACGTTACATCGCGGGCGTATCGCTGGTTTCAGGATGGGTTTTGGCTGTTTTTACCGCCCTCGCTTTGGTATTATTACGCTTCCCGCTGGCGGGGATGTACACGGACGACGCAACGGTTTTAGACACCGCTGCCGGCGTTTTGCTGCTGGCCGCCCTTTTCCAGCTTGCCGATTCCACCCAATGCATCGCCTCCTACGCGCTGCGCGGCTACAAAATCACCAAAGCGCCGATGGTTATCCACGCCGCCGCCTTTTGGGGCTGCGGCCTGTTGCCGGGCTACCTGCTGGCCTACCGTTTCGGCATGGGCATTTACGGCTTTTGGACGGCCTTAATCGTATCACTGACCATCGCCGCCGTGGCGCTGGTTTGGTGTTTGGAACTTTGCAGCAAGTCGGTGGCGAAAACGGAAAAGGCCGTCTGA
- the murB gene encoding UDP-N-acetylmuramate dehydrogenase, protein MQVRHHTDLTSYNTFGLAAKAAAFVSLRHAAELRDIIRLPEYRRDTVLWLGGGSNILLSRDYPGLVVHMENKGIRTLSHSDGLVLVEAQAGEIWHDFVLHTVSQGWSGLENLSLIPGTVGASPVQNIGAYGVEVKDLIHSVNCFDLETESFVVLSNAECGFAYRESLFKQAGKGFYVIVSVVFTLKDTFTPNLKYGDVSDAVAKLAEGRAPTAKDVSDAVCAIRQSKLPDPKILGNVGSFFKNPVVSAETAAALLAQYPEMPRYPQPDGSVKLAAGWLIDQCRLKGFQIGGAAVHDKQALVLVNKNRATAEDVYRLAEHIRRVVVEKFQVELSAEPNWLPRPEFYERNTK, encoded by the coding sequence ATGCAGGTCCGACACCATACCGACCTTACCTCCTATAACACCTTCGGCCTCGCCGCCAAAGCCGCGGCTTTCGTTTCCCTGCGCCACGCCGCCGAATTGCGCGACATCATCCGACTGCCCGAATACCGTCGCGATACGGTGTTGTGGCTCGGCGGCGGCAGCAATATCCTGCTTTCCCGCGATTATCCCGGGCTGGTGGTGCACATGGAAAACAAAGGCATCCGCACGCTTTCGCATTCAGACGGCCTTGTTTTGGTCGAAGCGCAGGCGGGCGAAATCTGGCATGATTTCGTGCTGCACACCGTTTCGCAAGGTTGGAGCGGGCTGGAAAACCTCAGCCTGATTCCGGGTACGGTCGGCGCCTCGCCCGTGCAGAACATCGGCGCTTACGGCGTGGAAGTGAAAGATTTGATCCACAGCGTCAACTGCTTTGATTTGGAAACGGAAAGTTTCGTCGTTTTGAGCAACGCCGAATGCGGATTCGCCTACCGCGAGAGCCTGTTCAAACAGGCGGGCAAAGGGTTCTATGTAATTGTTTCCGTTGTCTTTACCTTAAAAGACACGTTCACGCCAAACCTTAAATACGGCGACGTTTCCGACGCCGTCGCCAAACTTGCCGAAGGCCGCGCTCCGACGGCGAAAGACGTTTCCGATGCCGTTTGCGCCATCCGCCAAAGCAAGCTGCCCGACCCGAAAATATTGGGCAACGTCGGTAGTTTCTTCAAAAACCCCGTCGTTTCCGCCGAAACCGCCGCCGCCCTGCTGGCGCAATATCCCGAAATGCCGCGCTATCCGCAGCCTGACGGCAGCGTCAAACTCGCCGCCGGCTGGCTGATCGACCAATGCCGTCTGAAAGGTTTCCAAATCGGCGGCGCGGCGGTTCACGACAAACAGGCGCTGGTTTTGGTCAACAAAAACCGCGCCACAGCCGAAGATGTGTACCGCCTTGCCGAACACATCCGCCGTGTTGTCGTCGAAAAATTCCAGGTAGAATTGAGCGCAGAACCGAATTGGCTGCCCCGGCCGGAATTTTATGAAAGAAATACAAAATAA
- a CDS encoding TetR/AcrR family transcriptional regulator, with the protein MTREVKINTYTKIINASLALFNEEGERNISTNHIAANLGISPGNLYYHFRNKDEIIVQLFNRYSEALLEYLQNAVLPTNVEESIDYMASVYDVMWDYRFLFTDVNTLLARSAELLGEHNNFTQAKVSPLLVNLLTQLNGLEIIRADQTAMNDLAVNMWMVTKYWFDFDASLRGRTKLTEDSKGRGIRRTLSLLRPYLLPEHRSEFDEKISAVD; encoded by the coding sequence ATGACCAGAGAAGTCAAAATCAATACTTACACCAAAATCATCAACGCCAGTCTCGCGCTTTTCAACGAAGAAGGCGAGCGCAACATCAGCACCAACCACATCGCCGCAAACTTGGGCATCAGTCCGGGCAACCTGTATTACCATTTCCGCAACAAAGACGAAATCATCGTCCAACTGTTCAACCGGTACAGCGAAGCCCTGCTCGAATACCTGCAAAACGCCGTATTGCCGACCAACGTCGAAGAATCCATCGACTACATGGCCAGCGTATATGACGTGATGTGGGACTACCGCTTCCTCTTTACCGACGTCAACACCCTGCTCGCCCGCAGCGCCGAGCTTTTGGGCGAACACAACAACTTTACCCAAGCCAAAGTTTCCCCGCTCTTGGTCAACCTGCTCACCCAGCTCAACGGCCTGGAAATCATCCGCGCCGACCAAACCGCGATGAACGACCTCGCCGTCAATATGTGGATGGTGACGAAATACTGGTTCGACTTCGACGCTTCCCTGCGCGGCCGCACCAAGCTCACCGAAGATTCCAAAGGCCGCGGCATCCGCCGCACCCTCAGCCTGCTGCGCCCCTACCTTTTGCCCGAACACCGCAGTGAGTTTGACGAAAAAATCAGCGCGGTGGATTAA
- the ureA gene encoding urease subunit gamma, translating to MHLSAREQEKLMLFVAGELAAKRRGRGLKLNYPEAVAYISAHLLEAARDGMSVAELMEHGATLLTVDDVMDGVAGMVHEVQIEATFPDGTKLVTVHHPIR from the coding sequence ATGCATTTAAGTGCTCGAGAACAAGAGAAGCTGATGCTGTTTGTCGCCGGCGAGCTGGCGGCCAAACGGCGCGGACGCGGTTTGAAACTGAATTACCCCGAAGCGGTGGCCTATATTTCCGCACATCTGCTCGAAGCGGCGCGCGACGGTATGAGCGTGGCCGAGCTGATGGAACACGGCGCGACGCTGCTGACGGTCGATGACGTTATGGACGGGGTGGCCGGGATGGTGCATGAAGTGCAGATCGAAGCGACCTTCCCCGACGGCACCAAGCTGGTCACGGTGCATCATCCCATCCGCTAA
- the ureC gene encoding urease subunit alpha yields the protein MNPGEYRLADGDIAANLNRETRTLTVSNLGDRPIQVGSHFHFYETNSALQFDREQAKGFHLNVPSGNAVRFEPGESKTVELVAFGGKQNLHGFHNAVNGKVAVDNQTGKSALTIPRSQYVATYGPTVGDKVRLGDTELYATVEKDLLTHGDECKFGGGKSVRDGMAQSATATRSNGNVLDFAITNVLIIDHSGIIKADIGIRDGKIVGIGQAGNPDTMDGVTPNMVIGASTEVHNGAHLIATAGGIDTHIHNICPQQITHSIESGITTMIGGGTGPADGTNATTVTPGAWNLQRMLQSAEDYPVNLGFFGKGNCASLEPLREQIQAGALGLKIHEDWGATAAVIDASLTVADEMDVQIAIHTDTLNEGGFLEDTMKAIAGRVIHTFHTEGAGGGHAPDIIKAAMYPNVLPASTNPTRPYTVNTIDEHLDMLMVCHHLDKRVAEDVAFADSRIRPETIAAEDILHDMGVFSIMSSDSQAMGRPAEVILRTWQTADKMKQQRGALPEDSDGSDNFRIKRYIAKYTINPAIAHGIAQYVGSLEVGKMADIVLWKPAFFGVKPEIIIKNGFISFARMGDPNASIPTPQPVIYRPMFGAHGKAVKQTAVLFVSQAAVDADIRTQYGLEKQTLPVKGCRSIGKKDLVHNNATPEITVDPERYEVRVDGELITCEPAEKLPLAQRYFLF from the coding sequence ATGAATCCCGGAGAATACCGCCTCGCCGACGGCGACATCGCCGCCAACCTCAACCGCGAAACCCGCACCCTGACCGTATCCAACCTCGGTGACCGTCCGATTCAGGTCGGCTCGCATTTCCACTTTTACGAAACCAATTCCGCCCTGCAGTTCGACCGCGAACAGGCCAAAGGCTTTCATTTGAACGTACCCAGCGGCAACGCCGTGCGCTTCGAGCCGGGCGAAAGCAAAACCGTCGAGCTGGTCGCGTTCGGCGGCAAGCAAAACCTGCACGGTTTCCACAACGCCGTAAACGGCAAAGTGGCCGTGGACAACCAAACCGGCAAATCCGCGCTGACCATTCCGCGTTCGCAATACGTTGCCACCTACGGCCCGACCGTCGGCGACAAAGTGCGCTTGGGCGATACCGAACTTTACGCCACAGTAGAAAAAGACCTGCTGACCCACGGCGACGAATGCAAATTCGGCGGCGGAAAATCCGTGCGCGACGGCATGGCGCAGTCTGCCACCGCGACCCGCAGCAATGGAAACGTGCTCGATTTCGCGATCACCAACGTGCTGATTATCGACCACAGCGGCATCATCAAAGCCGACATCGGCATCCGCGACGGCAAAATCGTCGGAATCGGCCAGGCGGGCAACCCCGACACCATGGACGGCGTAACGCCCAATATGGTCATCGGCGCATCAACCGAAGTGCATAACGGCGCACACCTTATCGCCACCGCCGGCGGCATCGACACCCACATCCACAACATCTGCCCGCAGCAGATTACCCATTCCATCGAAAGCGGCATCACCACCATGATCGGCGGCGGCACCGGCCCAGCCGACGGTACCAACGCCACCACCGTCACCCCCGGCGCATGGAATTTGCAGCGGATGTTGCAGTCTGCCGAAGATTATCCCGTCAACCTCGGCTTTTTCGGCAAAGGCAACTGCGCCTCTTTAGAACCGCTGCGCGAGCAGATTCAAGCCGGCGCACTCGGTTTGAAAATCCACGAAGACTGGGGCGCAACCGCAGCCGTGATTGACGCCAGCCTGACCGTGGCCGACGAAATGGACGTACAGATCGCCATCCATACCGACACGCTCAACGAAGGCGGTTTCCTCGAAGACACAATGAAAGCCATCGCGGGCCGCGTGATCCACACCTTCCACACCGAAGGCGCAGGCGGCGGCCACGCCCCCGACATCATCAAAGCCGCGATGTACCCCAATGTGTTGCCCGCCTCGACCAACCCGACCCGCCCTTACACCGTCAACACCATCGACGAACACCTCGACATGCTGATGGTCTGCCATCACCTCGACAAACGCGTCGCCGAAGACGTCGCCTTTGCCGACAGCCGCATCCGCCCCGAAACCATCGCCGCCGAAGACATTCTGCACGACATGGGCGTGTTCTCGATTATGAGTTCCGACTCGCAGGCAATGGGCCGCCCCGCCGAAGTGATTCTGCGCACTTGGCAGACCGCCGACAAAATGAAACAGCAGCGCGGCGCCCTGCCCGAAGATTCGGACGGCAGCGACAACTTCCGCATCAAACGCTATATCGCCAAATACACCATCAACCCCGCGATTGCGCACGGCATAGCCCAATACGTCGGCTCGCTCGAAGTCGGCAAAATGGCCGACATCGTGTTGTGGAAACCCGCCTTTTTCGGCGTCAAACCCGAAATCATCATCAAAAACGGCTTCATCAGCTTCGCGCGCATGGGCGATCCGAACGCCTCCATCCCGACCCCGCAGCCCGTGATTTACCGCCCGATGTTCGGCGCGCACGGCAAAGCGGTCAAACAAACCGCCGTACTGTTCGTCTCCCAAGCCGCCGTCGATGCCGACATCCGCACGCAATACGGTTTGGAAAAACAGACCCTGCCGGTCAAGGGCTGCCGCAGCATCGGCAAAAAAGACCTGGTGCACAACAACGCCACGCCCGAAATCACGGTTGACCCCGAACGCTACGAAGTGCGCGTGGACGGCGAACTGATTACCTGCGAACCGGCGGAAAAACTGCCGCTGGCGCAACGGTATTTCCTGTTCTAA